One genomic segment of Brachionichthys hirsutus isolate HB-005 chromosome 13, CSIRO-AGI_Bhir_v1, whole genome shotgun sequence includes these proteins:
- the tent4a gene encoding LOW QUALITY PROTEIN: terminal nucleotidyltransferase 4A (The sequence of the model RefSeq protein was modified relative to this genomic sequence to represent the inferred CDS: inserted 1 base in 1 codon): MDPRVAWIQPEQKGPANALWMHVWETSQGGRRLHDHYQSQNQNRYVNYAVLDVLKNVATAVAASKKKSVCSGNSNPAASLSNGGSHGGGGGGGAVNGNALHSPPGMNGAETGHGKTLPQKTASISQGSGVDSHSPPSSSSSSSSSSSSSSSCLLERTMGGNLTGNINQTGGGAGLVFHASGSVDGNVNFYHLHHRPPQERPPGFTVQQTCVPRQQVRPPVPANRSHRPGRRKSDNKASTHGMNYLLSHCTNGNYASTWTPWKTRRYNLGVLGLHEEVMDFYNFMSPRPEEAAMRKEVVNRIETIIKELWPTADVQIFGSFSTGLYLPTSDIDLVVFGKWEXPPLQELEQALRQHNVAEPFSIKVLDKATVPIIKLTDQETEVKVDISFNVETGVKAASFIKDYVKVRCVCVICFPVLPYLIFVLKQFLLQRDLNEVFTGGISSYSLILMVISFLQLHPRIDARNPHENLGVLLIEFFELYGRHFNYLKTGIRIKHGGAYVAKEEIMKGVINGYRPSLLCIEDPLLPGNDVGRGSYGAMHVKQVFDYAYTVLSHAVSPLARSYPNKYSESTLGRIIGLTQEVIDYREWIIKKWGGRDLSRTDNRVSLPKEQPSEQEPFVLIGGGASEDQYRDSVSPHSADSPMSISSPQQHSSASSVSSLSGSDNDSDSTLPCPVPLPHLHPYPSFAPLGLALPPGLSISTSKPGMGGHHLLVPAVSQARVSLAGGLAVHAIPGRRVCIDTGLAPFFHMAPAAHAHVPAAAPSSTQPPPSPHSGHTHKNAAKFNMKGFHNPPLVNSPALANRGHTHAHSHAHTQYHRNTWRRRKRDSLPVSHS; this comes from the exons ATGGATCCGAGGGTAGCTTGGATCCAGCCCGAGCAGAAAGGACCAGCGAACGCCTTGTGGATGCACGTCTGGGAGACCTCTCAGGGGGGGCGGCGGCTCCACGACCACtaccagagccagaaccagaaccggtaCGTGAACTACGCGGTGCTGGACGTGCTGAAAAATGTGGCGACCGCAGTGGCGGCGAGCAAGAAGAAGAGCGTCTGCAGCGGCAACAGCAACCCCGCTGCCAGTTTGAGCAACGGCGGCAgccatggcggcggcggcggcggcggcgcggtgAACGGGAACGCGCTTCACTCCCCCCCCGGGATGAACGGAGCCGAGACGGGACATGGGAAAACCCTGCCCCAGAAGACGGCGTCCATATCGCAGGGATCCGGTGTGGACAGCcacagccccccctcctcctcctcctcttcctcctcctcctcctcttcctcctccagctgcttacTCGAGAGGACTATGGGTGGAAATCTAACGGGAAATATCAATCAaaccggcggcggcgccggtcTCGTCTTCCACGCCAGCGGCAGCGTGGACGGTAACGTGAACTTTTACCACCTGCATCACCGACCCCCGCAGGAGCGCCCGCCGGGCTTCACCGTTCAACAGACTTGCGTTCCGCGCCAGCAGGTTCGCCCCCCCGTACCTGCGAATCGCAGTCACCGCCCGGGCAGGAGGAAAAGCGACAACAAAGCGAGCACTCATGGGATGAATTACTTGCTTTCGCACTGCACTAATGGCAACTACGCGAGCACCTGGACGCCGTGGAAGACGAGGAGGTACAACCTCGGCGTCCTCGG ACTCCACGAGGAGGTGATGGACTTCTACAACTTCATGTCTCCTCGGCCAGAGGAAGCGGCTATGAGGAAGGAGGTGGTGAACCGGATAGAGACCATCATCAAGGAGCTGTGGCCGACTGCGGAT gtCCAGATATTTGGCAGCTTCAGCACAGGGCTGTACCTCCCGACAAG TGACATTGACCTGGTGGTGTTTGGAAAGTGGG CGCCCCCGCTGCAAGAGTTGGAGCAAGCGCTTCGGCAGCATAACGTGGCAGAACCCTTCTCCATCAAAGTGCTGGATAAGGCCACG GTTCCAATCATCAAGCTGACCGACCAAGAAACCGAGGTGAAGGTGGATATCAGTTTCAACGTAGAGACTGGAGTCAAGGCAGCGAGCTTCATCAAAGATTATGTTAAGgtgagatgtgtttgtgtgat ATGTTTCCCGGTGCTGCCTTACCTGATCTTTGTGCTGaagcagttcctgctgcagagagacCTGAATGAAGTCTTCACAGGAGGAATCAGCTCTTACAGCCTGATCCTCATGGTCATCAGCTTCCTACAG CTCCATCCTCGCATCGACGCCAGAAACCCCCACGAGAATTTGGGCGTGTTGCTGATCGAGTTCTTCGAGTTGTACGGCCGCCACTTCAACTACTTGAAAACGGGGATCCGCATCAAACACGGCGGAGCATACGTCGCCAAAGAGGAGATCATGAAGGGAGTGATAAATGGATACAGGCCATCCCTGCTCTGCATAGAGGACCCGCTGCTCCCAG GCAATGATGTGGGGAGGGGCTCCTATGGCGCCATGCATGTCAAGCAGGTGTTTGACTATGCCTACACCGTCCTGAGCCACGCTGTGTCGCCGCTCGCACGGTCCTACCCCAACAAATACTCTGAAAG CACATTGGGGAGGATAATTGGGTTAACCCAGGAAGTGATCGACTACAGGGAATGGATCATAAAGAAGTGGGGGGGCAGGGATCTGTCTCGAACAGACAACAGAG TTTCACTTCCCAAAGAGCAACCGTCGGAGCAGGAGCCCTTCGTGCTCATCGGTGGCGGTGCGTCTGAGGACCAGTACAGGGACTCTGTGTCGCCCCACAGCGCGGACTCCCCCATGTCCATCTCCAGCCCCCAGCAGCACTCGTCTGCCTCCTCGGTGTCATCGCTGTCGGGCTCAGACAAC GACTCCGATTCGACACTGCCGTGCCCCGTCCCGCTTCCACACTTGCACCCGTACCCGTCTTTCGCACCGCTGGGCCTCGCTCTGCCCCCGGGcctcagcatcagcaccagcaaGCCTGGCATGGGGGGCCACCATCTCCTAGTGCCTGCGGTGTCTCAG GCTCGCGTCTCACTGGCCGGCGGTCTGGCCGTGCACGCCATACCTGGCAGACGGGTGTGTATTGACACCGGGCTCGCCCCCTTCTTCCACATGGCCCCCGCAGCCCATGCTCATGTCCCCGCCGCTGCCCCCTCCAGCACCCAGCCTCCGCCCAGCCCCCACTCCGGCCACACACACAAG AATGCAGCCAAGTTCAACATGAAGGGCTTCCACAACCCGCCGCTGGTCAACAGCCCCGCTCTGGCTAACCGtggacacacgcacgcacactcgcACGCTCACACTCAATATCACCGCAACACTTGGCGACGTAGGAAGAGGGACAGCCTCCCAGTTAGCCACAGCTGA